The genome window GTATGAATCCTCCACCCAAACCTTGACTTTCAAGAAAAATGTGGGTGAAACCCTTCCTGAAAATAGTGCTTGGGTGGAAGATAAGATGACGGTGGATGGTATCAATAAGAGATTAGGAAATGGCACAATTGTGCACATTGTTTTCGATAAGAGCTTTAGCACATACACTCCTACATCGTTGTACCGTTTCTTTGAAAGTCTCACAAAGCTGGAAACAATTACAGGCCTGGAATATCTGAATACAGAGAATGTAACGAATATGGGACGTATGTTCTATAACTGCTCATCTCTTACCTCGCTAGATGTTACTCATTTCAATACCGCGAATGTGACGAATATGAGTTACATCTTCTCTGGCTGCTCAAAACTCACCTCGCTAGATGTTACTCATTTCAATACTGCGAAGGTGAAGAATATGCACAATATGTTCTCTAGCTGCTCATCTCTCACCTCGCTAGATGTTACTCATTTCAATACAGCGAAGGTGGAGGATATGTACGGTATGTTCTATAGCTGCTCATCTCTCGCCTTGCTAGATGTTACTCATTTCAACACAGAGAATGTAACGAATATGGGATACATGTTCTATAACTGCTCATCTCTCACCTCGCTAGATGTTGCTCATTTCAATACAGCGAATGTGAAGGTTATGAGCTACATGTTCTCTAGCTGCTCATCTCTCACCTCTCTCTACCTCACTAACTTCAATACAGAGAAGGTGACGAATATGGAAAACATGTTTTCTGGCTGCCAAGCTCTCACCACCATCTACGCCAGCAGTAAGTTTGTAACAACCCAGGTAACTAAGAGTAGCGGCATGTTCAATAAATGTGAAAAACTCAAAGGTGAAGAAGTATGGACAAAAGACAAGGCTACCGACAAGACCTTTGCCAAAATAGAAGGTGGATATTTTAGTCGTGCAATCCCTAGGGTAAAATATGCTGATGGCACGCTGACCTTCTTTCTCGCATCCAAGGAGACTTTGGGAGAAAATGAGTATGGAATCTATGATGGGTGGGCGACACCTGACTGGGTGTGGCAAAACCCTAACGTTACCAACGTTACCAAGGTAGTGTTTGATCCCGCCTTTGCAAATGCCCGACCAACCAAATGTAATGAATGGTTCCAAAACTACGTAAACCTCACGAGCATAGAGGGTATCGAATATTTGAATACATCACAGGTTACTGATATGCATAATATGTTCTATAATTGTTATCATCTCCAAACAACAGATTTTTCTGGCTTCGACACTCGAAAAGTAAAGGATATGAGTAATATGTTTTACAACTGTGGTAGTTTGAAATCACTGGATATTTCAAATTTCAATACGTCGGAAGTGACGAATATGAGAAACATGTTTTATCATTGTATAGGGCTGACGTCACTTGATCTCTCTCATTTTAATACATCAAAAGTGTCTATTATGATTTCGATGTTCCAATTATGTAGTAACCTTTTGTCTGTTAATTTGTCGGGTTGGGATACTAGGAATGTAGGAAGTATGGATCATATGTTCGAAAAATGCATATCCCTAAAGACACTTGACTTGTCTGGTTTTGATACTCGGGAAAAAACTTGTGCTATGGACGACATGTTTAATACGTGTAAAGAACTTACTACCATTTTCGTGAGCGATAAGTTTGCTGTAGGAACACGCGGTACTGGTGATGGCACGATGTTCCTGGAATGCAAAAAACTCAAGGGAGCCAATGCTTTCGATAAAAATAAAACGGGAATTGATAACGCCAACTACAAGACTGGCTACTTCACCAAGCTGGTAGGCAAGAATGGCGATGAGAAGATAGGAGCAACGGGAGAACCTCTTGCTACGGATAATCTCGTTCTTGACGATGGCAAGGACTTCGTGGCTTACGAGCCATTCGTAGCCAAGGCTGCATCTTACAACCGCACAATGAATGCTGGCACCACCTGGGGAACGCTCTGCCTGCCATTCGAGGTATCGCTCGCAAATCAGAACTTCCGTGCCTTCAAACTCCTTTCAGCTGATGATGTTACAGAAACCGTAGAACTCGAAGAGATAGAGGGAAGCATCGCAGCTGGTACTCCTGTTATCATCAAGATGAAGGATGGAGCAACAAAGCTCGACTTCACTGTAGCCAACAAGGAGATTGCAAAAGACGTTCAGACTGCTGAAACAGCTAATGGCAACTATCAGCTCCAGGGCATCTACACCAAAAAGGAGTTCAGCAAGGATACTGACAACAACTGCTACATCGTGAAGGGCTCCAAGCTGATGAACCCAGCCAAACTGTTGGATAAAACAGCAACAGAGTCTGTGGGCAGCAAGCCTTTCCGTGCTTACATGGTAGATAACTCTTCTGCTCCTGCAGCAGGTGCCAGAATGTTCAGCATCAGCGTCGGCGGTAGCACCACAGCCATCGAGCAGTTGGAGTCTACAGCAGATAGCAAGGCAGAATACTACGACCTCCAGGGTCGTCGCCTCCAGGATTTGCAGAAGGGCATAAACATCGTGAAGCGTGGCGGCAAGACCATGAAGGTTATCATCAAGTAATAAAAAATAGTAATAAAAATAGATATGAAAAAGAAAAGATATATCAAGCCAGTGGTTAGCGTCATGGAAATGGAAACCACAGCCATCCTCGCCGGCTCTGTTATCCGGAAGGCGTCAGATGAGGATTACAGCGATGAAAATGTGAAGGATTTCTGGGATACAAATAAGGGAATTTGGGCAGACTAGCCCCTGATTCTCTTTCGTATTCCACGACAGCACTTCTGATGCCTGGGGCAAAATAAAAAGCCCCCGGAGCTATTACGCTTCGGGGGCTTTTTCCGCTTTCTAGGTATCATGTTGATAGGTAAGTTCATGAACATCCACAACATTTTTTCCGAAACTTTTCTCCTATTTTCTTTGCACTTTCAAAATAAAGTCGTAACTTTGCAATCAAGATAGGTTAAAAAAGGAGGTTGCGATGCCAAAGATATTTGAATACTTCGGATTTATCTTTCTGTTCTATTCGAATGAGCATGAACCGATACACGTTCATGTAATGAAGGATGGACATGAAGCTATTTTCGAGATAATATTAGAAAATGGTGAACTTGTTGAAATTCACAGAAGAACTTCTAGCAAGATACCACCTTTAAGTGAGAAGGATGCTGCTACAGCAGAGGCCTTTGTGAAGAAGTACTATAAGAATATAGTTGATAAATGGGTAAACTTCTTTATTTATAAGAAAAGAATACGTTCAACTAAAATAACGAAGAAATTATGAATTTAAGTATCGTTTCTGCAAAATATGTGGCACCATTAAAAGTTGAATTACACTTTAATGATGACACTGTTAAGACGATAGATGTTGGGGCTTTTATTAGAAATCACCCACATCCGCAATATAACTCTTACTTGAATGAAAACAAATTCAAAAAGTTCAAGATAGAGTTTGGAAATATCGTTTGGGGAAAAAATTGGGATTTGATATTCCCTATAGATAAGTTATATGCTGGCGTTTGCTGCTGAACAAAAAGCCCCCGGAGCTATTACGCTTCGGGGGCTTTTTCCGCTTTTTTTCTTCCCATATTGCGTATAGTGTATTTCTATATGGGTGAAGAGGGGTGAAGAGTGGGTGAAGAGATAAAGAAAACTCTTCACCTCCCGAAACCCCGATAAACAGAGGGGATACGGGCGAGAAGGTGAAGAGTGAAGAGATAAATCGGGATTGCCTACAACTGATAGAACTTGGTGAAAGCCTTCACGCAGTATTCGTGGTCGATAACGCTACCGTTTTCTATGTGTCACTGTGATAGGTGGGTTCAAGAACTACCACCATATTTTTTCGAAACTTTTCTCCTGTTTTCTTTGCATTTTCAAAATAAAAGCTTATCTTTGCAGACAAATAGAAGTAGAACTTTTAAATGGATAAATATGGCTTTAAAAATTAAAACTCGTGAAGAAGCAATTGCTGTATTACGAGACATGGTTAAACGTAAAAGAGAAATGGAGGCAAAGGCTCAAATAGACTTTGCTAAAGCACGTAAGGAGGCTGCAAACTGCTATGCAGGCCTTTAACTTAACGCGCCTCAATTTTCATTCTCCTTATAAGGTCTGGATAGATAATGGCTCATATAAGTTCTTGACAGATTATGGTGTTCAGTATCGAATAGAATTTGTTGAAAATAATAATATCTGGGAGGATGAAAAAGCGTATGAATTCGGTATTCTCAATGAAAACAAGAAGAATTCTCCTAACGATTCTAAAGTAAAAGAGACTGTACAAAGTATTATTGAAGAGTTCTTTCTCACGAATCCGGACATTCTTTTATATCAATGTGAAACGGGTGATAGCAGACAGGCTATGCGAGCTCGTCTTTTTACCAGATGGTTTAACGAATTCGATAAACGAGATCGGTTTTGTGTCAAGGTTTCTATTCTTAGAGATGAAGAAGTTGACAATTACATAGCTATTATAGTTCAAAAGAGTAATCCTAAGTTGACTGACATCCTTCGAGATTTTGATGAGTTTATCGGTTTCTTTGATACAAAGCCCGAATAAAAGCGGTAAGTGAGATACAGACAAACGGAATCTCTATCGTACCCCCACCAGGCAGCACCTTTGCTGCCTGGTGCATAAAAAAGCTCCCGATGCGTATGGCACCGGGGGCTTTTTTCCGTTTCCTTCTTTATTCTTCTTTATATTTCCTTCCAATCTTCTTTTATACTTCCTTCCAATCTGCCAATCCTTTTCCCTTATCATCCAGTTCTATGGCAAGGGCAATTACTTTTCGCTTATCAGCCTTGAATGGCTCGGCATACTGCTTGGCTTTTATCTGCTCCGTGGCAGCATCCACGCCACCGTTGTTGCTCAGCTTCAATTCAAGCACATAGATAAAGTTGGTAGTTTCTACCACCATATCAATCCTGCCCGTAGCAATCATCTTCTCTACTTCCACCCGGCAGCCGATGGCATTGAAGATGGTGCTCAGAATCAGGCGGTAGCGCTCTTCCATATCCATGCTGGCAAGCTTCTTGTTGCTGTAAGGTACATCCGCAATAAGCGCCTTCAGGCATTTCATGGCTTCGGGGAGATTGCCAAGCTTTAGGGAGTACAACAACATATTCTGGGTTGATATTACCAGTGCATTCGATTGTAGTGTCAAGGCTGGCAATACAATCTTGTATAGAGCCTTTCGAACTTCATAGTTTGGAATGCCTAGCAGATAAATCTCATCCATATACCCCTTTATCGTAAGATACCCCGACTGATAGAGGAAAAGTTCCGCTCCGCCACCTGTTACGTCGGAAGTCTCCAGTGTATCGCTGTCTATCGGACAATTCTCAAAATCTTTCAGTCTCATTTCTATATTATCCACAAATTTAGGGAGTAGCGAGGTTGCGCCCGATGAAGCCCAGTAGTTTTTCAGTTTGGAATCAGCGAGTGCATTGATAAGACTGAATGGATTGAAGACATCAACCATATTTTCATAACAGAAATGATAGCCATCATAATAGGCTGTCAATTGTGCAACGGCTTCGTCGAAAGTCCATCCCTTGCTTGTTGCCAACTTGTTGATTTCCGGCTTGAAATCACGCAAAACTTCTTCCTTGGTGATACCGCAGAGAGCCGCATATTCCGGCTCGAAACTGATGTTGCTCAGATTGTTGAGCACTGAGAAGAGAGATATCTGCGTAAACTTGGTAATACCGGTGATGAAGACAAACTTCTCGTATTTGTCGTCTGCTTTGAGAATGGCAAACACCTCCCTATAGATAGCGGTACATGCTTCGTGATAAGGAGTCTTCCAGGAATGCTGTAATGGCGAGTCGTATTCATCGATGAGAATGGCAACCTGCTGTCCGGTTTGCTCATACGCCCCCACGATTATTGCATTGAAGCGGTCGGCAAGACTATCTGCAGGGTCAGGGACCAATGAATATTCTTTTTCGTATTGTCTGAATATATTATTGAGATAAGAGCGCAATGTTTCCGGCTCTGCGCCCGCACGGCTCATATCCAGTCTGATGACAGGTCGCTTCACCCATTCCGTCTCCATCTGCATGATCTTCAACCCCTCAAAGAGTTCCTTCTTACCCATGAAGTAGGCTTCGAGCGTATCTACAAGAACGGATTTACCAAAGCGGCGTGGGCGGCTCAGGTAATTATACTTTTTCCCTCTGTTGGCAAGTTGCCAGATGATATCTGTCTTGTCAACATAAAGATATCCACCCTTTCTGATTTCCTCGAAAGACTGGATGCCTACCGGCAATTTTCTATCGTTAGTCTCTATCATAATTCCTAATCTTTGTTTTCCAATTGCAAATTTACGATTATTTTCCCAAACCGCCATGCTTTTTCTCGTTTTTTTCTTCCCATATTGCGTATAGTGTATTTCTATATGGGTGAAGAGGGGTGAAGAGTGGGTGAAGAGATAAAGAAAACTCTTCACCTCCCGAAAACCCGATAAACAGAGGGGTTACGGGCAAGAAGGTGAAGAGTGAAGAGATAAATCGGGATTGATTACAACTGATAGAACTTGGTGAAAGCCTTCACGCAATATTCGTGGTCGATAACACTACCGGTTTCGCGGCAACTGTGCATAGCGAGGATGGCATTGCCCATATCCACACCCTTCAATGGGATGGAAGAGGCGAGGATGTTGCCCAATGTGCTGCCACCTGCTACATCGCTGTGGTTTACGAAACGCTGGCATGGT of Segatella copri contains these proteins:
- a CDS encoding DUF2442 domain-containing protein, translating into MNLSIVSAKYVAPLKVELHFNDDTVKTIDVGAFIRNHPHPQYNSYLNENKFKKFKIEFGNIVWGKNWDLIFPIDKLYAGVCC
- a CDS encoding ATP-binding protein; amino-acid sequence: MIETNDRKLPVGIQSFEEIRKGGYLYVDKTDIIWQLANRGKKYNYLSRPRRFGKSVLVDTLEAYFMGKKELFEGLKIMQMETEWVKRPVIRLDMSRAGAEPETLRSYLNNIFRQYEKEYSLVPDPADSLADRFNAIIVGAYEQTGQQVAILIDEYDSPLQHSWKTPYHEACTAIYREVFAILKADDKYEKFVFITGITKFTQISLFSVLNNLSNISFEPEYAALCGITKEEVLRDFKPEINKLATSKGWTFDEAVAQLTAYYDGYHFCYENMVDVFNPFSLINALADSKLKNYWASSGATSLLPKFVDNIEMRLKDFENCPIDSDTLETSDVTGGGAELFLYQSGYLTIKGYMDEIYLLGIPNYEVRKALYKIVLPALTLQSNALVISTQNMLLYSLKLGNLPEAMKCLKALIADVPYSNKKLASMDMEERYRLILSTIFNAIGCRVEVEKMIATGRIDMVVETTNFIYVLELKLSNNGGVDAATEQIKAKQYAEPFKADKRKVIALAIELDDKGKGLADWKEV
- a CDS encoding DUF6169 family protein, whose translation is MQAFNLTRLNFHSPYKVWIDNGSYKFLTDYGVQYRIEFVENNNIWEDEKAYEFGILNENKKNSPNDSKVKETVQSIIEEFFLTNPDILLYQCETGDSRQAMRARLFTRWFNEFDKRDRFCVKVSILRDEEVDNYIAIIVQKSNPKLTDILRDFDEFIGFFDTKPE
- a CDS encoding BspA family leucine-rich repeat surface protein codes for the protein MMKRFTNQSNGSQAGRMYNGGAKFCRFALFPLMLLMLLLLPAGMVAQKAASSSKYIATYESSTQTLTFKKNVGETLPENSAWVEDKMTVDGINKRLGNGTIVHIVFDKSFSTYTPTSLYRFFESLTKLETITGLEYLNTENVTNMGRMFYNCSSLTSLDVTHFNTANVTNMSYIFSGCSKLTSLDVTHFNTAKVKNMHNMFSSCSSLTSLDVTHFNTAKVEDMYGMFYSCSSLALLDVTHFNTENVTNMGYMFYNCSSLTSLDVAHFNTANVKVMSYMFSSCSSLTSLYLTNFNTEKVTNMENMFSGCQALTTIYASSKFVTTQVTKSSGMFNKCEKLKGEEVWTKDKATDKTFAKIEGGYFSRAIPRVKYADGTLTFFLASKETLGENEYGIYDGWATPDWVWQNPNVTNVTKVVFDPAFANARPTKCNEWFQNYVNLTSIEGIEYLNTSQVTDMHNMFYNCYHLQTTDFSGFDTRKVKDMSNMFYNCGSLKSLDISNFNTSEVTNMRNMFYHCIGLTSLDLSHFNTSKVSIMISMFQLCSNLLSVNLSGWDTRNVGSMDHMFEKCISLKTLDLSGFDTREKTCAMDDMFNTCKELTTIFVSDKFAVGTRGTGDGTMFLECKKLKGANAFDKNKTGIDNANYKTGYFTKLVGKNGDEKIGATGEPLATDNLVLDDGKDFVAYEPFVAKAASYNRTMNAGTTWGTLCLPFEVSLANQNFRAFKLLSADDVTETVELEEIEGSIAAGTPVIIKMKDGATKLDFTVANKEIAKDVQTAETANGNYQLQGIYTKKEFSKDTDNNCYIVKGSKLMNPAKLLDKTATESVGSKPFRAYMVDNSSAPAAGARMFSISVGGSTTAIEQLESTADSKAEYYDLQGRRLQDLQKGINIVKRGGKTMKVIIK
- a CDS encoding DUF4160 domain-containing protein, which translates into the protein MPKIFEYFGFIFLFYSNEHEPIHVHVMKDGHEAIFEIILENGELVEIHRRTSSKIPPLSEKDAATAEAFVKKYYKNIVDKWVNFFIYKKRIRSTKITKKL